In a genomic window of Nitrospirae bacterium CG2_30_53_67:
- a CDS encoding DNA polymerase III subunit delta — MKAEIFKKEIQQGRIPPVCLLYGEETLLIREMIDLIRNKLSRGGDPSMGHEVFYGAESDASAIMQSAGTVPLFGGTKLVIVKEMDRMPDSEKERFLKYIKDPVRETCLVMTCAKPDMRKRFFAQIQKQWPSIRFYHPYDEEQTGKWIRSFLRQQGYRIEDEAVHFLMDAHGRELQVLKNELQKLMLYKGTPGEIALSDVTEVSGHSREFNSFELADAACDKDLEKALKILSRLVEDGTPPLLILSALASKFRKIWMGKELEKQGLTEHEILRRLNIRFQEKRFLRQLHGFQEEEIARHYLQIASLDESIKSGSGRHQIWIETMIHHICRRPADVSCS, encoded by the coding sequence ATGAAAGCCGAGATATTTAAAAAAGAGATACAGCAAGGGAGGATTCCTCCTGTCTGTCTGCTGTACGGTGAAGAGACGCTCCTGATTCGGGAGATGATCGACCTGATCCGCAATAAGCTCTCCAGGGGCGGCGATCCGTCCATGGGGCATGAGGTCTTCTACGGCGCCGAGTCCGATGCATCCGCCATCATGCAATCAGCCGGGACCGTTCCGCTTTTCGGAGGGACGAAACTGGTGATTGTCAAAGAGATGGACCGGATGCCCGATTCCGAGAAGGAGCGTTTTCTAAAATACATCAAGGATCCGGTACGCGAAACCTGCCTGGTCATGACGTGCGCCAAGCCGGATATGCGTAAGAGATTTTTTGCTCAGATCCAGAAGCAATGGCCCTCGATCCGGTTTTATCATCCCTACGATGAAGAACAAACCGGGAAATGGATCCGTTCGTTTCTCAGACAGCAAGGATACAGGATCGAAGACGAAGCGGTTCATTTTCTAATGGATGCCCACGGACGAGAACTTCAGGTCCTGAAGAACGAACTTCAAAAGCTGATGCTCTATAAGGGGACGCCGGGTGAGATCGCGCTCTCTGACGTGACCGAGGTTTCAGGACATTCACGTGAATTCAATTCCTTTGAACTTGCGGATGCCGCCTGTGACAAGGATCTCGAAAAGGCCCTTAAGATCTTATCGCGGCTGGTTGAAGATGGGACGCCTCCGCTCCTGATCCTTTCGGCCTTGGCATCAAAGTTTCGGAAGATCTGGATGGGAAAAGAGCTTGAAAAGCAAGGCCTCACGGAACACGAAATCCTGCGGCGCCTGAATATCCGATTTCAAGAAAAAAGGTTTTTAAGGCAATTGCATGGTTTTCAGGAGGAAGAAATCGCCCGCCACTATCTGCAAATCGCTTCCCTCGATGAATCGATTAAATCCGGAAGCGGCCGGCATCAGATCTGGATCGAGACGATGATCCATCACATCTGCAGGCGGCCGGCTGATGTATCCTGTTCGTAA
- a CDS encoding 30S ribosomal protein S20 yields the protein MANHASAIKRMRQSSKRALLNKQHRSRMKTQVKKVESLITEKDIEGAKTSLPGALRILDKSVTKGIIHKNNAARKKSALTKKVNQLASQS from the coding sequence TTGGCGAATCATGCATCAGCAATCAAACGGATGAGACAAAGCAGTAAACGGGCCCTTCTAAATAAACAGCACCGTTCCAGAATGAAAACACAGGTCAAGAAGGTTGAGTCTTTAATCACTGAAAAGGATATCGAAGGGGCCAAGACCTCCCTTCCCGGGGCGCTCCGTATTTTGGATAAGTCCGTAACCAAGGGTATTATCCACAAGAATAACGCCGCCAGAAAAAAGTCCGCTCTCACGAAAAAGGTGAACCAGCTCGCCTCCCAGTCTTAG
- a CDS encoding AAA family ATPase yields the protein MELFQQEERPETEQDAPLAWRMRPKSLDEFEGQRHLLAHGKPLRRAIEEDRMASFIFYGPPGTGKTALAGLMAERTGAAFVALNAVTAGVVDIRKAARDAEEVKKLRQRKTILFVDEIHRFNKIQQDAMLPDLEKGKMILIGASTENPFFALIPALRSRSRILEFKPLLEEELMRILRRAMEDPVRGFGRIKIRMSEEALKHIVTLAEGDARKALNSLEIGVLSTLPVDGVIDFTLSVAEEAVQKKALLYDRDGDAHYDTASAFIKSMRGSDPDAAIYYLARMIEAGEDPRFMARRIVICASEDVGNADPRALLIAEAAQRAVERVGMPEARIILAQAVTYIATAPKSNASYMAVEQALSDVRSGETLPIPDFLRDSHYEGAGSLGRGKGYRYPHDEPGHFVPQNYLSVEKHYYHPTGEGYEQAIRERMNGWKKKKEAVKNDTNH from the coding sequence TTGGAACTTTTCCAACAGGAAGAAAGGCCGGAGACCGAGCAGGATGCCCCCCTGGCATGGCGGATGCGTCCCAAAAGCCTGGACGAGTTTGAGGGGCAGCGTCATCTGCTGGCCCACGGCAAACCGCTTCGCAGGGCCATTGAGGAGGACCGCATGGCTTCATTTATCTTCTATGGACCCCCTGGGACCGGCAAGACTGCATTGGCGGGCCTCATGGCTGAAAGAACCGGCGCGGCCTTTGTTGCTTTGAACGCCGTCACAGCCGGAGTCGTGGATATTCGTAAAGCGGCCAGAGACGCGGAAGAGGTGAAAAAACTCCGGCAGAGAAAGACCATTCTCTTTGTCGACGAGATCCATCGATTCAATAAGATCCAGCAGGATGCCATGCTTCCTGATCTGGAAAAGGGGAAGATGATTCTGATCGGCGCTTCTACGGAGAATCCTTTTTTCGCCTTGATCCCGGCCCTCCGTTCCCGTTCCCGGATCCTCGAATTCAAACCGCTTCTTGAAGAAGAACTGATGCGCATTTTAAGACGCGCCATGGAGGATCCGGTTCGGGGTTTCGGCCGGATCAAAATCCGGATGTCCGAAGAAGCCCTGAAACATATCGTGACCCTGGCGGAAGGAGATGCCCGTAAGGCTTTAAACAGCCTGGAAATCGGTGTCCTGTCCACTCTCCCTGTGGACGGGGTTATCGACTTCACTCTCTCCGTGGCGGAAGAGGCGGTCCAAAAAAAAGCGCTGCTGTACGACAGGGATGGAGACGCCCATTACGATACAGCCTCGGCTTTTATAAAGAGCATGCGGGGTTCAGACCCGGACGCTGCCATTTACTATTTGGCCAGGATGATTGAAGCGGGTGAAGACCCCCGCTTCATGGCCAGAAGGATCGTGATCTGCGCATCCGAAGACGTGGGGAACGCCGACCCGAGAGCGCTTTTGATCGCCGAGGCTGCCCAGCGGGCCGTGGAGAGGGTCGGTATGCCGGAAGCAAGAATCATTCTGGCCCAGGCGGTCACGTACATCGCCACGGCGCCGAAGAGCAATGCCTCTTATATGGCCGTGGAACAGGCCCTCTCGGACGTCCGTTCCGGGGAGACACTTCCCATCCCTGATTTCCTCAGGGATTCCCATTATGAGGGCGCCGGATCCTTAGGAAGGGGCAAGGGATACCGGTATCCCCATGATGAACCGGGTCACTTTGTTCCTCAAAATTACCTCTCCGTGGAGAAACATTATTATCACCCCACAGGCGAGGGGTACGAGCAGGCGATTCGAGAGAGGATGAACGGCTGGAAGAAGAAAAAGGAAGCCGTCAAAAATGACACGAACCATTAA
- a CDS encoding ribonuclease Y, translating to MDLMTVLWIVLSGIIGVSLGWIFSQQMYKRKAGKSRKESEGIIVSAKKQADQTVKEARLEAKEMIYQARSEFEKETKDVRSELQSREKRLAQKEENIEKRFTLIEKKESDVKGREKGLMTMEKRVQEKEAKYNQALAEQIQKLERISGMSSEEAKRTLMQNMEDEARFESAKNVKRILDETRENAEKEAKNIIALAMQRCAADFTSEITVSVVNLPSDEMKGRIIGREGRNIRSLEAATGIDLIIDDTPEAVILSGYDPIRREVARISLERLISDGRIHPARIEEVVNKVRKEVDQSIKEEGEKATFDVGVHAVHPEIIKLIGRLKYRTSYGQNVLNHSEEVAYLCGIMASELKLDVTLAKRAGLLHDIGKAVDHEVEGTHSAIGADLARKYGEDPKVINAIASHHDDVEAICPESVLVAAADALSAARPGARKESLDAYVKRLEKLEEIANTFEGVEKSYAIQAGREVRIIVENGQVSDEKAAIMVRDICKKIEQELTYPGKIKVTVIRESRFVEYAK from the coding sequence ATGGATTTAATGACCGTACTGTGGATCGTTCTTTCGGGGATCATCGGGGTCTCTTTAGGATGGATCTTCAGTCAACAGATGTACAAGAGGAAGGCCGGGAAGTCCCGCAAGGAATCCGAAGGGATCATCGTTTCGGCAAAAAAACAGGCCGATCAGACGGTGAAGGAGGCTCGTCTTGAAGCCAAGGAGATGATCTACCAGGCCCGCTCCGAGTTTGAAAAGGAGACCAAGGACGTCCGTTCCGAACTCCAGAGCAGGGAGAAGCGTCTCGCTCAGAAAGAAGAAAACATTGAGAAGCGTTTTACCCTGATCGAGAAGAAGGAGTCGGATGTCAAGGGCAGGGAAAAGGGGCTGATGACCATGGAGAAACGGGTTCAGGAGAAAGAGGCCAAGTACAACCAGGCCTTGGCCGAACAGATCCAGAAGCTGGAACGGATCTCAGGCATGTCTTCTGAAGAGGCCAAGCGGACCCTGATGCAGAACATGGAGGATGAGGCCCGTTTCGAATCCGCTAAGAATGTGAAGCGGATTCTGGATGAAACCCGGGAGAACGCGGAGAAAGAGGCAAAAAACATCATCGCCCTGGCCATGCAGAGATGCGCCGCGGACTTTACATCGGAGATCACCGTCTCCGTGGTGAATCTGCCCAGTGATGAGATGAAGGGGCGGATCATCGGGCGTGAGGGACGGAACATCCGTTCCTTGGAGGCCGCGACCGGCATCGATCTGATTATCGATGACACCCCGGAAGCCGTGATTCTCTCGGGGTATGATCCGATCCGGAGAGAGGTGGCCCGTATCTCGCTTGAGCGGTTGATCAGCGACGGCAGGATCCACCCGGCGCGAATCGAAGAGGTGGTGAACAAGGTCCGTAAGGAAGTTGATCAATCGATTAAGGAAGAAGGAGAGAAGGCCACGTTTGACGTGGGTGTCCATGCGGTGCATCCGGAGATCATCAAGCTGATCGGCCGTTTGAAATACCGGACCAGTTATGGGCAGAACGTCCTGAATCACTCCGAAGAGGTGGCCTATCTCTGCGGGATCATGGCCTCGGAACTGAAGCTGGATGTGACCCTGGCCAAACGGGCCGGCCTGCTGCATGACATCGGCAAAGCCGTGGACCATGAAGTCGAGGGGACCCATTCTGCTATTGGGGCGGACCTGGCGCGGAAATACGGCGAAGATCCCAAAGTGATCAATGCCATTGCCTCGCATCACGATGATGTGGAGGCGATCTGTCCTGAATCCGTCCTGGTCGCGGCTGCGGATGCGCTCTCAGCGGCAAGGCCCGGCGCGAGAAAAGAGAGCCTGGATGCCTATGTCAAGAGGCTTGAAAAACTCGAAGAGATCGCCAACACCTTCGAAGGTGTGGAAAAGTCTTATGCCATACAGGCCGGCCGCGAGGTTCGGATCATCGTCGAGAATGGACAGGTATCCGATGAAAAGGCGGCGATCATGGTGAGAGATATCTGCAAAAAGATCGAACAGGAATTGACCTATCCAGGCAAGATCAAGGTCACCGTGATCAGGGAGAGCCGTTTTGTGGAATACGCAAAATAA